A single genomic interval of Helianthus annuus cultivar XRQ/B chromosome 13, HanXRQr2.0-SUNRISE, whole genome shotgun sequence harbors:
- the LOC118485758 gene encoding uncharacterized protein LOC118485758 has protein sequence MGALKDLARSFSRLTQEEVDLFCLEHGIDKQFNPTAPACDASIDKPIPGFIALYCRHFEWSNLRYPFSFFVLNVLEYYRVSFGQVHPKGMARVLHFEVLCRALGYDPSLLLFRRFFRLAKNGDWFTFENTKVETCLVSSMVTTLGSWKNTFFWVSESIIPFKMVWRHPDAVLNDPEPSESELNDAFLSAIRGCPSRVRPFPEHLLVLLGVSNIWAKVDRDPVLMRNGLVMSALDFIKSDDTSDVVFEDAPTVPGENVVVRTSEQRFEGSGYVSVENVKGFTKSNVPKPSTRRLSRRLLKATPQSTSTEPVDLSDDIEVSEGQAEAEVEKEKELVVRGKKVRGKKGVATPVQESSSRDVEGLNPEGTYVPTWLVKNDDSFKDAAVCEDALSHLAPPSKEVAGFAEKEAAWKKETEDLKKMHAIEMGDLKKSFEANLLKLKADREALSVQQKAFREEKEGLKASVGQVTADNQWLIEHGFQQVVTYLLHSKEFNSALGDVYTKLLNLGKHQGLTAGYKLHESGQPLEKSPMFRPEASDVFKASVERMERLTYPYIHEVSSCFGKPLSVLQGLKPEGLNEKVCAEVLGSLSRKRSYSGDSDDTLSSLPETSKDAGLETSAVAGEGGVKAKKTKKAKKSKGEGSKPSDN, from the exons atgggtgcccttaaggatttagcgaggTCATTTTCTCGATTGACACAAGAGGAGGTAGACCTGTTTTGTCTTGAACATGGTATTGATAAACAGTTTAATCCAACCGCCCCTGCTTGCGATGCTTCCATTGACAAACCGATTCCTGGTTTTATTGCTTTGTATTGTCGGCATTTTGAGTGGTctaatcttcgttaccctttttcgttTTTTGTTCTAAATGTGCTTGAGTATTATCGAGTGTCTTTTGGGCAAGTACATCCGAAaggaatggctagggttttgcactttgaagtgCTGTGTCGTGCTTTAGGTTATGATCCTTCATTGTTGCTCTTTCGGAGGTTCTTCCGGTTAGCcaaaaatggtgattggtttacttttgagaACACAAAGGTTGAAACTTGTCTCGTTTCCTCCATGGTTACGACCCTTGGATCATGGAAGAATacgtttttctgggtttctgaatccatcattcctttcaaaatggtgtggaggcatccggatgctgttctcaacgATCCGGAGCCTTCCGAGTCTGAATTAAATGATGCCtttctttcagccattcgggggtgcccttccAGGGTTCGTCCttttcccgaacatttgttagtgcttttaggggttagtaatatttgggcaAAAGTTGATCGGGATCCGGTGTTGATGAGAAATGGCCTTG ttatgtctgctttggacttcaTCAAGAGTGACGATACGTCCGATGTGGTTTTTGAAGATGCTCCGACTGTTCCGGGTGAAAATGTTGTTGTGAGGACCTCTGAGCAGAGGTTTGAGGGCTCGGGTTATGTCAGTGTTGAAAATGTGAAGGGTTTCACCAAGTCCAATGTTCCCAAGCCTTCAACTCGCCGGTTATCTCGTCGTTTACTGAAAGCTActcctcaatccacttccactgagccagtggatttgaGTGATGACATCGAGGTTTCTGAGGGTCAGGCTGAGgcagaggttgaaaaggagaaGGAATTAGTTGTGCGTGGTAAGAAGGTTCGAGGGAAGAAGGGTGTTGCTACCCCTGTTCAAGAATCGTCGagcagggacgttgaagggttgaaccCTGAGGGCACTTATGTGCCTACTTGGTTGGTTAAGAATGATGACTCTTTTAAGGATGCTGCTGTTTGcgaggatgctcttagtcatcttgctcctccctCC AAGGAAGTGgctgggtttgcagagaaggaggCAGCTTGGAAGAAGGAGACTGAGGATCTGAAGAAGATGCATGCCATTGAGATGGGTGACTTGAAGAAGAGCTTTGAAGCTAATTTGCTCAAGTTAAAGGCTGATCGAGAGGCCTTGTCTGTCCAACAGaaggcttttcgtgaagaaaaggaGGGGTTGAAGGCTTCTGTTGGTCAGGTGACTGCGGATAATCAGTGGTTGATCGAGCATGGGTTTCAGCAGGTTGTGACTTATCTTTTGCACTCTAAGgaatttaactctgcccttggtgatgtttacacaaaGCTGCTGAACCTAGGGAAGCATCAGGGCCTTACTGCTGGCTATAAACTTCATGAATCTGGGCAACCTTTGGAGAAGTCACCCATGtttcgccccgaggcttctgatGTTTTCAAAGCTTCTGTTGAGCggatggagaggctaacctaccctTACATTCATGAGGTATCTTCCTGTTTTGGcaagcctttgtctgttttacagggaTTGAAGCCTGAAGGGTTAAATGAGaaggtttgtgctgaggttttgggctCTTTATCAAGGAAGAGGTCCTACTCTGGGGACAGTGATGATACCCTTTCGAGTCTGCCTGAAACCTCGAAAGATGCTGGTTTGGAAACctctgcagttgctggtgaaggAGGTGTGAAGGCGAAGAAGACAAAGAAAGCTAAGAAGTCTAAGGGTGAAGGTTCCAAGCCCTCTGATAACTGa